A part of Candidatus Binatia bacterium genomic DNA contains:
- a CDS encoding AarF/UbiB family protein, whose translation MSSRIPSPVLSPAPLPLPPGIRFVRFLFVARLVVTVYADYKVRQVYGRMTGGNQRADWYDRQHHRAAWRLRDTAVRLEGLLIKVCQFMGSRADVLPPSFIEVLGELHDRVPPRPFALIRPHVERSLGRTLEQCYAEIETTPIASASLAQVHRGRTLAGQDVAIKIQYPDIERVVATDLANLTFFVNLLVRLEPAFDMRVVLHEVRTLIPLELDFIREAANARRFAAEFAGDPSVQFPVPVDDLVSRHVLTMDFIEGTKITDLEALARQGIDKHEVAALLTRVCVTQILEHGFFHGDPHPGNLLVRKEATGLTLVVLDLGLAKEFTPELRDAVVRLTVAIIGKDPHATGEAFRALGFRLRDGGDSTFVALGELFLGQALQSGRAYANQEMVDRIQNELLAAIRANPIVRAPSDLMLVLRVMGLLSGIGKTLDSQVNPMAAIMPFLGAGPAPRAGAS comes from the coding sequence TTGAGCTCCCGAATCCCTTCGCCGGTCCTGTCGCCGGCTCCTCTGCCGCTTCCGCCGGGAATTCGCTTCGTCCGTTTTCTCTTCGTCGCGCGGCTCGTCGTCACGGTTTACGCCGACTACAAGGTCCGCCAGGTGTACGGGCGGATGACCGGCGGCAACCAGAGGGCCGACTGGTACGACCGCCAGCACCACCGCGCAGCGTGGCGCCTGCGCGATACCGCCGTCCGCCTCGAGGGCCTGCTGATCAAGGTCTGCCAGTTCATGGGCAGCCGTGCCGACGTTCTGCCACCCAGCTTCATCGAGGTTCTCGGCGAGTTGCACGACCGCGTGCCGCCGCGGCCGTTCGCATTGATTCGCCCTCACGTCGAGCGCTCGCTCGGCCGTACGCTCGAGCAGTGCTACGCCGAAATCGAAACGACGCCGATCGCCTCCGCGTCGCTCGCCCAGGTGCACCGCGGGCGCACGCTCGCAGGACAGGACGTCGCGATCAAGATCCAGTATCCCGACATCGAGCGCGTCGTCGCGACCGACCTTGCCAACCTTACGTTCTTCGTCAACCTCCTCGTGCGCCTCGAGCCGGCCTTCGACATGCGCGTCGTCCTTCACGAGGTGCGCACGCTGATCCCGCTCGAGCTCGATTTCATTCGCGAAGCCGCCAACGCCCGTCGTTTTGCGGCGGAATTCGCCGGCGATCCGTCGGTGCAATTCCCGGTGCCAGTCGATGACCTCGTTTCGCGCCACGTGCTGACGATGGATTTCATCGAGGGTACGAAGATCACCGATCTCGAGGCCCTCGCGCGGCAGGGAATCGACAAGCACGAAGTCGCCGCGCTGCTGACGCGGGTCTGCGTCACGCAGATCCTCGAGCACGGTTTTTTCCACGGCGATCCGCATCCCGGCAACCTGCTCGTGCGCAAGGAAGCGACCGGCCTCACGCTCGTCGTGCTCGACCTCGGGCTGGCCAAGGAGTTCACGCCCGAGCTGAGGGACGCCGTCGTTCGCCTGACGGTCGCGATCATCGGCAAGGACCCGCACGCGACCGGCGAGGCGTTTCGCGCTCTCGGGTTTCGTCTTCGCGACGGCGGCGACAGCACTTTCGTCGCCCTCGGGGAGCTTTTCCTCGGCCAGGCGCTGCAGTCGGGCCGCGCCTACGCGAACCAGGAGATGGTCGACCGCATCCAGAACGAGCTTCTCGCGGCCATCCGCGCCAATCCGATCGTGCGCGCGCCGTCCGACCTGATGCTCGTGCTGCGGGTGATGGGGCTGTTGTCGGGGATCGGCAAGACGCTGGATTCCCAGGTCAACCCGATGGCCGCGATCATGCCGTTCCTCGGCGCCGGCCCTGCGCCGCGCGCCGGCGCGAGCTGA
- a CDS encoding heme exporter protein CcmB, with the protein MPPREAASGYAMLALVWKDLVLEARSRETLPALFVLGLLVLVIFDFSLALKPEETGRFAAGILWVSILFASVLSLGRTFLVEREGSCIEGLMTSPMDRGSIYLAKLAVNLLLLVAFELLLLPVFSLMYGVWLGANVAGLLVVVAGGTIGIAATGTLFALAALGTRAREMVLPLLVLPLQIPLLIAAAQATQMVLGGSGLAALGMRVDIIAGFDVVMVTGGWMLFEFVLVD; encoded by the coding sequence TTGCCGCCGCGTGAAGCGGCGTCGGGATACGCGATGCTGGCGCTGGTGTGGAAGGATCTCGTGCTCGAAGCGCGCTCGCGCGAGACGCTGCCGGCGCTGTTCGTGCTCGGCCTTCTCGTACTCGTGATCTTCGATTTCTCGCTCGCGCTGAAGCCCGAGGAAACCGGCCGGTTCGCGGCGGGAATCCTGTGGGTTTCGATCCTGTTCGCGTCCGTGCTCTCGCTCGGCCGCACGTTCCTCGTCGAGCGCGAAGGCTCGTGCATCGAAGGACTGATGACGTCCCCGATGGACCGCGGGTCGATCTACCTTGCCAAGCTGGCGGTCAACCTGCTGCTGCTCGTCGCGTTCGAGCTACTGCTGCTGCCGGTATTCTCGCTGATGTACGGCGTCTGGCTCGGCGCCAACGTCGCCGGCCTCCTCGTCGTCGTCGCCGGAGGGACGATCGGCATCGCAGCAACGGGAACTTTGTTCGCCCTTGCCGCACTCGGCACTCGCGCGCGAGAGATGGTTCTGCCGCTGCTCGTGCTTCCGCTGCAGATTCCGCTGCTGATCGCGGCGGCCCAGGCCACGCAGATGGTACTCGGCGGCTCCGGCCTGGCGGCTCTCGGCATGCGCGTCGACATCATCGCCGGGTTCGACGTCGTGATGGTGACCGGAGGCTGGATGCTGTTCGAGTTCGTGCTCGTGGACTGA
- a CDS encoding GFA family protein → MKVDGRCHCGAITYEAEVDPQRVGICHCSDCQNLTGSVYRVTVQAPKDGFRILAGTPKIYVKTADSGNKRAHAFCPDCGTPVYASAVENPPAYSLRVGCLAQRAVLAPKAQQWNRSALPWSSDIRDVPRV, encoded by the coding sequence ATGAAAGTCGACGGACGCTGCCACTGCGGCGCGATCACGTACGAAGCCGAGGTCGATCCGCAGAGGGTCGGCATCTGCCACTGCAGCGACTGTCAGAACCTGACCGGCTCGGTCTATCGCGTCACCGTGCAGGCTCCGAAAGACGGTTTCCGCATCCTTGCGGGCACGCCGAAGATCTACGTGAAGACGGCGGACAGCGGCAACAAGAGGGCGCATGCATTCTGCCCGGACTGCGGCACGCCCGTTTATGCGTCGGCCGTCGAGAATCCGCCTGCGTATTCGCTTCGCGTCGGTTGCCTCGCGCAGCGCGCCGTCCTTGCTCCGAAAGCGCAGCAATGGAACCGTTCCGCGCTGCCGTGGTCGTCGGACATTCGCGACGTGCCGAGAGTCTGA
- a CDS encoding nuclear transport factor 2 family protein, producing MATIENVASHILDLEKGALERWCNGDPSGFLEICSDDVVYFDPFLEQRIDGLAELSEYYEGIRGKVRARRFEILQPNVQVIGEAAILTFCFVSWGGNEDAFRWNCTEVYRREGDDWRIVQTHWSYTKGVRG from the coding sequence ATGGCCACCATCGAGAACGTCGCTTCCCACATCCTCGACCTCGAAAAGGGAGCGCTCGAACGCTGGTGCAACGGGGATCCGTCGGGGTTCCTCGAGATCTGCTCCGACGACGTCGTCTACTTCGACCCTTTTCTCGAGCAGCGCATCGACGGGCTGGCCGAGCTCTCGGAGTACTACGAGGGCATCCGCGGCAAGGTCCGGGCGCGTCGCTTCGAGATCCTGCAGCCGAACGTGCAGGTGATCGGCGAGGCGGCGATCCTGACGTTCTGCTTCGTGTCCTGGGGAGGCAACGAGGATGCGTTCCGGTGGAACTGCACCGAGGTGTACCGCCGCGAGGGCGACGACTGGCGCATCGTGCAGACGCACTGGTCCTACACCAAGGGGGTTCGCGGCTGA
- the ccmA gene encoding heme ABC exporter ATP-binding protein CcmA yields MSSQAPGAAVSLRALSRRFGAQPVLRGVDLEVRRGQCVALFGPNGAGKSTLLRTLAGLLRAQSGSAFVLGQPLPPDAALRRRIGYLGHDGFLYRDLDARENLAFYARLFGVVDKGRVDELIADVGLGHAAGRRAGAYSRGMLQRLALARALLHRPELLLLDEPLTGLDPEGAAVLARILASLANDGVTVLMATHDIERALQSADRAVVLGRGRIVWDSGDAAPPDAASMALRYSEALAAA; encoded by the coding sequence GTGAGCTCGCAAGCGCCAGGCGCCGCCGTATCGCTGCGCGCACTCTCTCGCCGATTCGGCGCCCAACCGGTGCTGCGCGGCGTCGACCTCGAAGTTCGCCGCGGACAGTGCGTCGCGCTCTTCGGCCCGAACGGCGCCGGCAAGAGCACGCTGCTTCGCACGCTGGCGGGCCTGCTGCGCGCCCAGTCCGGATCGGCGTTCGTGCTCGGTCAGCCGCTTCCGCCCGACGCGGCGCTGCGCCGACGCATCGGCTACCTTGGCCACGACGGGTTCCTGTACCGCGACCTCGACGCGCGCGAGAACCTCGCGTTCTACGCGCGATTGTTCGGCGTCGTCGACAAAGGGCGGGTGGACGAGCTGATCGCCGATGTCGGCCTCGGGCACGCGGCCGGCCGCCGCGCCGGCGCGTACTCGCGGGGAATGCTGCAGCGCCTCGCGCTGGCGCGTGCGCTGCTGCACCGCCCCGAGCTGCTGCTGCTGGACGAGCCGCTGACGGGTCTCGACCCCGAGGGCGCGGCAGTTCTCGCGCGCATCCTGGCATCGCTGGCGAACGACGGCGTCACCGTACTGATGGCCACGCACGACATCGAAAGGGCGCTGCAATCGGCGGACCGCGCCGTCGTGCTCGGCCGCGGCCGCATCGTGTGGGACAGCGGCGACGCGGCCCCGCCCGACGCGGCGTCGATGGCGCTTCGTTACTCGGAGGCCCTTGCCGCCGCGTGA
- a CDS encoding Gfo/Idh/MocA family oxidoreductase, whose amino-acid sequence MKTTNAASRLRLAVVGAGKHGSRYAAHAARDVDGIELVAVCRRDRDKGEALAREVGCEFESDAEKLISRRDVDAVVLATIPRLVPRFLALAIESGKRIILEKPVAPTLDKGLALLGLVERSGVYCLAAHTLRFNSTVEALRRDLPSIGRLDSLLFSQRFPPQLDLAWLDAPEDSGGGNILHTGVHCFDLLHWLSRHRVVEVSAAARRVRTRDTEDHFIALLAMDADGLLAQVACSRSTASRSGLIEASGEHGQLVVDHVLGTGYRLSPDGREELVIEPPRMTVRSLLERFVADARCDLAPPISYRDGLAAVAVAEACYRSVTSKAVERVRPLP is encoded by the coding sequence ATGAAGACTACGAACGCAGCGTCCCGCCTTCGCCTGGCAGTCGTCGGCGCGGGAAAGCACGGCTCCCGCTACGCTGCCCATGCCGCCCGCGACGTCGACGGCATCGAGCTCGTCGCCGTCTGCCGTCGCGATCGCGACAAAGGCGAGGCGCTGGCGCGCGAGGTCGGATGCGAGTTCGAGAGCGATGCCGAGAAGCTGATCTCGCGCCGCGACGTCGATGCGGTCGTCCTGGCAACCATTCCGCGCCTCGTGCCGCGCTTCCTTGCGCTCGCGATCGAGTCCGGCAAGCGCATCATCCTCGAGAAACCGGTTGCGCCGACGCTGGACAAAGGGCTGGCGCTGCTCGGCCTCGTCGAGAGGAGCGGTGTCTACTGCCTTGCCGCCCACACGCTGCGCTTCAATTCCACCGTCGAAGCGCTGCGACGCGATCTGCCCTCGATCGGGCGGCTCGACTCGCTGCTTTTTTCGCAGCGCTTTCCTCCCCAGCTCGACCTTGCGTGGCTCGATGCTCCCGAGGATTCGGGTGGCGGCAACATCCTGCACACCGGGGTGCACTGTTTCGACCTGCTGCACTGGCTGTCGCGGCACCGGGTGGTCGAGGTCTCGGCGGCGGCGCGGCGCGTTCGCACGCGCGATACCGAAGACCACTTCATCGCGTTGCTGGCCATGGACGCGGACGGCCTGCTCGCCCAGGTCGCCTGCTCGCGGTCGACGGCCAGCCGCAGCGGTTTGATCGAGGCCAGCGGCGAACACGGACAGCTCGTCGTCGACCACGTGCTCGGCACCGGCTACCGCCTCTCCCCCGACGGGCGCGAGGAGCTGGTGATCGAGCCGCCGCGCATGACGGTCCGGTCTTTGCTGGAGCGTTTCGTCGCCGACGCACGATGTGATCTTGCTCCCCCCATCTCCTACCGCGACGGCCTGGCCGCCGTCGCCGTCGCCGAGGCCTGCTATCGCTCCGTCACGTCGAAGGCAGTCGAACGTGTTCGCCCCCTTCCTTGA
- a CDS encoding GFA family protein, with the protein MRIAGSCLCGAVRFELTQDPLWAHNCHCSRCRKTRGAAFAPNLFVGREGVRYLAGQDQIASYRPPGAERFTHAFCRVCGSSLPWLNEAHGIIVVPMGVLDDDPGSRPQGHIFVASKAPWFEITDDLPQSQGAPGAG; encoded by the coding sequence ATGAGAATTGCCGGGAGCTGCCTTTGCGGCGCCGTTCGCTTCGAGCTTACCCAGGACCCTCTGTGGGCCCACAACTGCCACTGTTCGCGCTGCCGCAAAACGCGGGGTGCGGCGTTTGCGCCGAATCTTTTCGTCGGCCGCGAGGGAGTGCGCTACCTCGCCGGCCAGGACCAGATCGCGTCTTACCGTCCGCCGGGCGCCGAGCGTTTCACGCACGCGTTCTGCCGCGTCTGCGGCTCGAGCCTGCCGTGGCTCAACGAGGCGCACGGCATCATCGTCGTTCCGATGGGAGTGCTCGACGACGATCCGGGGTCGCGCCCCCAGGGACACATCTTCGTCGCATCGAAAGCGCCGTGGTTCGAGATCACCGACGACCTGCCGCAGAGCCAAGGCGCCCCAGGCGCCGGGTGA
- the nth gene encoding endonuclease III, giving the protein MPRPRETAAGPGPVTNAELPAIVRALRKEAAKKLAPVVTLIAVTTREPWRVLSSCILSLRTQDAVTARAAARMFERWPDVYAMATADPQEVAKVIYPVGFYRTKAPQLVEMARRIRDEWQGRVPDEIDELLGLKGVGRKTANLVVVAGFGKPGICVDTHVHRITNIWGYVRTKTPEQTELALRAKLPKRYWMEINDLLVSFGQTICRPQSPKCSECPIDRWCPKIGVTRRR; this is encoded by the coding sequence GTGCCGCGCCCGCGCGAAACTGCCGCCGGGCCCGGGCCCGTGACCAACGCCGAGCTGCCGGCGATCGTTCGCGCGCTGCGCAAGGAGGCGGCGAAAAAGCTCGCGCCGGTAGTGACGCTGATCGCCGTCACCACGCGCGAGCCGTGGCGTGTGCTGTCCTCGTGCATCCTCAGCCTGAGGACCCAGGACGCGGTGACGGCGCGCGCCGCCGCCCGCATGTTCGAGCGCTGGCCGGACGTATATGCGATGGCGACGGCGGATCCCCAGGAAGTCGCGAAGGTGATCTACCCCGTCGGCTTCTATCGCACCAAGGCGCCCCAGCTCGTCGAGATGGCCCGGCGCATCCGGGACGAGTGGCAGGGCCGAGTTCCGGACGAGATCGACGAGCTGCTCGGCCTCAAGGGAGTGGGGCGAAAAACTGCCAACCTCGTCGTCGTTGCCGGATTCGGCAAGCCGGGCATATGCGTCGACACCCACGTCCATCGCATCACGAACATCTGGGGGTACGTGCGCACGAAGACCCCGGAGCAGACCGAGCTGGCACTGAGGGCAAAACTGCCGAAGCGCTACTGGATGGAGATCAACGACCTTCTCGTTTCGTTCGGCCAGACCATCTGCCGGCCCCAATCGCCGAAGTGCAGTGAATGTCCGATCGACAGGTGGTGTCCGAAGATCGGCGTTACCCGCCGGCGCTGA
- a CDS encoding prenyltransferase codes for MSARSSVLSNWGAVISTQNLPEGAEMDLGSRWLLIIRASVFPMTLFSGLIGGLLAARAPDANFGCLALAVFGLVIAHSANNMINDYFDVVGGVDTEGYVRTQYAPHPILSGLISTTGLLLAILAANLVDLWILVELVKIRGPLVVFFALAGLFISVFYVAPPLKLKHRGLGEPGVAIVWGPLMIGGTYFVTTGHAPLWVFLASLPYAMLVATVLFGKHVDKHDSDKAKGIRTLPVILGKEEALRWTRTMMVLFFPLVVALVITGAVGLWCLLVLLAVPRLLETLETFRKPPPPQPPPGYPLWPLWYVAWAFRLTRRAGGLFVLGLLLDAIIPLHLSLHA; via the coding sequence ATGAGCGCAAGGTCGTCCGTATTGTCGAACTGGGGAGCGGTAATCTCGACGCAGAACCTGCCGGAGGGAGCCGAAATGGACCTCGGCTCGCGCTGGCTGCTGATCATCCGCGCCAGCGTGTTCCCGATGACGCTGTTCTCGGGCCTGATCGGCGGCCTGCTGGCCGCGCGCGCCCCCGACGCGAATTTCGGCTGTCTTGCGCTCGCGGTCTTCGGGCTGGTCATCGCGCACAGCGCGAACAACATGATCAACGACTACTTCGACGTGGTCGGCGGCGTCGACACCGAAGGCTACGTGCGCACCCAGTACGCGCCGCATCCGATCCTTTCGGGACTGATTTCGACGACCGGCCTTCTGCTGGCGATCCTGGCCGCGAACCTCGTCGATCTCTGGATTCTCGTCGAGCTCGTGAAGATCCGCGGCCCTCTCGTCGTGTTCTTCGCGCTCGCGGGACTGTTCATCAGCGTGTTCTACGTTGCGCCGCCGCTGAAACTGAAGCACCGCGGGCTCGGCGAGCCGGGCGTTGCGATCGTGTGGGGTCCGCTGATGATCGGCGGCACGTACTTCGTGACGACCGGGCATGCCCCGCTGTGGGTCTTTCTCGCTTCGCTTCCGTACGCGATGCTCGTCGCGACGGTGCTGTTCGGAAAGCACGTCGACAAGCACGATTCGGACAAGGCCAAGGGCATCCGCACCCTGCCGGTGATCCTCGGCAAGGAAGAGGCGCTGCGCTGGACGCGCACGATGATGGTGCTGTTCTTCCCGCTCGTCGTTGCGCTCGTGATCACCGGTGCAGTCGGGCTGTGGTGCCTGCTCGTGCTGCTCGCGGTGCCGCGCCTTCTCGAGACGCTCGAGACGTTCCGCAAGCCTCCGCCTCCGCAGCCTCCGCCTGGCTACCCTCTGTGGCCGCTGTGGTACGTCGCGTGGGCCTTCCGGCTCACGCGCCGCGCCGGTGGCCTTTTCGTGCTCGGGCTGCTGCTCGACGCGATCATCCCGCTGCACCTGTCGCTGCACGCCTGA
- the ccsA gene encoding cytochrome c biogenesis protein CcsA, producing the protein MDTLERWLLRITPIVTFAFGLASLAAIFFWVPSDKMLGLSQRIFYWHVPAATACFLAFGIAGVASIGYLRTRGSQWDHAAHAAVSVGMLFATIVLVTGCIWAHTAWGAWWTGDPRLTTFLVLWLVFASYVMLRVFARDNEMAPRYAAVLAIVGAVNMPLVMMATRLFRSIHPQIVGNPNGGIDDPRMVTALMLGFAAHLGLVLWLWAMRLSQLRSQERIELLEADLRDEEQYAMSRSVLSQRSAST; encoded by the coding sequence ATGGACACCCTCGAACGCTGGCTGCTTCGCATCACGCCCATCGTCACATTCGCGTTCGGGCTGGCCTCGCTCGCGGCCATTTTCTTCTGGGTGCCCTCGGACAAGATGCTCGGGCTCAGCCAGCGCATCTTTTACTGGCACGTTCCGGCGGCGACCGCCTGCTTCCTCGCGTTCGGCATCGCCGGCGTCGCGAGCATCGGATATCTGCGCACCCGCGGCAGCCAGTGGGATCATGCCGCGCACGCGGCAGTTTCGGTCGGAATGCTGTTTGCGACCATCGTGCTGGTGACCGGGTGCATCTGGGCGCACACCGCCTGGGGGGCCTGGTGGACCGGCGACCCGCGCCTCACGACGTTCCTCGTGCTGTGGCTCGTGTTCGCGTCCTACGTGATGCTGCGCGTGTTCGCGCGCGACAACGAGATGGCGCCGCGCTACGCGGCAGTGCTTGCCATCGTCGGAGCGGTGAACATGCCGCTGGTGATGATGGCCACGCGTCTTTTCCGTTCGATTCACCCGCAGATCGTCGGCAATCCCAACGGCGGCATCGACGATCCGCGCATGGTCACCGCGCTGATGCTCGGTTTCGCGGCCCATCTCGGCCTCGTGCTGTGGCTGTGGGCCATGCGCCTGTCCCAGCTGCGCAGCCAGGAGCGGATCGAGCTTCTCGAAGCGGACCTGCGCGACGAGGAGCAGTACGCGATGAGCCGCAGCGTCCTTTCCCAACGGAGTGCTTCCACGTGA
- a CDS encoding nitronate monooxygenase has product METAFTRLVGCRRPLQLASMPAVATVELVAAVARAGALAMMPGVGIPGSLLARLLDEAADAAGTRVGVNFLMPFVDRDAVRAAAPKARVVEFFYGDPDADLVAIAHDAGALASWQVGSVEEATAAAAAGCDMVVAQGTGAGGHVRGRGELLPLVAAVLDAVDVPVVGAGGIGTARDMADVLSAGASAVRVGTRFIASREAGAHPDYVRAVVAAGAGDTELTEAFSVGWPDALHRVLSSCVRAAASLDEELTGEDVRYGVKFPIPRFSTFPPSRDATGRIDAFALYAGVSVAAVRDVQPAADIVAELCDGAEKLLGSRTRTTREES; this is encoded by the coding sequence ATGGAAACCGCCTTTACCCGCCTCGTCGGCTGCCGCCGGCCGCTGCAGCTTGCGTCGATGCCCGCCGTGGCGACCGTCGAGCTCGTCGCGGCAGTCGCTCGCGCCGGTGCGCTGGCGATGATGCCGGGCGTCGGCATTCCAGGCTCCCTGCTCGCACGACTGCTGGACGAAGCGGCCGACGCGGCGGGAACCAGGGTCGGCGTCAATTTCCTGATGCCTTTCGTCGATCGTGATGCGGTGCGGGCAGCGGCACCGAAGGCGCGCGTCGTCGAGTTCTTTTATGGCGATCCCGATGCGGATCTGGTCGCGATTGCGCACGACGCGGGAGCGCTGGCGAGCTGGCAGGTCGGCAGCGTGGAAGAAGCGACAGCGGCCGCGGCGGCAGGCTGCGACATGGTCGTCGCGCAGGGAACCGGCGCCGGAGGACACGTCCGCGGGCGCGGCGAGCTGTTGCCGCTCGTTGCGGCCGTGCTCGATGCCGTCGACGTCCCGGTGGTCGGGGCCGGCGGCATCGGCACCGCGCGCGACATGGCCGACGTCCTTTCGGCCGGTGCTTCGGCGGTTCGCGTCGGTACGAGGTTCATTGCGTCGCGCGAAGCGGGGGCCCATCCCGACTACGTTCGCGCGGTGGTGGCAGCCGGAGCCGGCGACACCGAGCTGACCGAAGCGTTTTCGGTAGGCTGGCCGGACGCGCTGCACAGGGTGCTGTCGTCGTGCGTGCGGGCGGCCGCATCGCTGGACGAAGAGCTCACGGGCGAAGACGTGCGCTACGGCGTGAAGTTTCCCATCCCGCGCTTTTCGACGTTTCCGCCGAGCCGCGACGCGACCGGCCGGATCGACGCGTTCGCGCTCTATGCCGGAGTGTCCGTCGCGGCGGTTCGCGACGTGCAGCCGGCGGCGGATATCGTCGCCGAGCTCTGCGACGGAGCCGAGAAGCTGCTCGGATCGCGCACGCGGACGACAAGGGAGGAATCATGA
- a CDS encoding pyridoxamine 5'-phosphate oxidase family protein produces the protein MADSDDPREVFHEGELAVQERVGVRERIEQIGAAIIRDAMPIEHRQFFERLPTLLVGSVDASGRPWASIVAGWPGFVHALDEKHLRIDASPATHDPLAAHLSAGAPLGLLGIEPATRRRNRMNGTVVAADPAGFTVRVDQSFGNCPQYIQARRPEWTRDPSSSARSASGDAQAEPHRADDASPDEPLGAALGEASLALVRSADTFFIASAAARARSGGSDGVDVSHRGGKPGFVRVTEQGGASVLTFPDFRGNFLFNTLGNLTVNPCAGLLFVDYRSGDVLQIAGSARILWEGPEVAAFAKAQRLVEITARGGRLARSALPLRWSDPQQASQLRDTGSWPAAGS, from the coding sequence ATGGCAGACAGCGACGACCCGCGGGAAGTGTTCCACGAGGGCGAGCTCGCCGTGCAGGAGCGGGTCGGCGTGCGCGAGCGCATCGAGCAGATAGGCGCGGCGATCATTCGCGATGCCATGCCGATCGAGCACCGCCAGTTCTTCGAGAGGCTGCCGACGTTGCTGGTCGGCAGCGTCGACGCCAGCGGACGACCGTGGGCCTCGATCGTCGCGGGCTGGCCCGGTTTCGTGCACGCGCTCGACGAGAAGCACCTTCGCATCGACGCCAGTCCCGCCACGCACGACCCTCTTGCCGCGCACCTGTCGGCCGGCGCTCCGCTCGGGCTTCTCGGCATCGAGCCGGCGACGCGACGGCGCAATCGCATGAACGGAACCGTCGTCGCTGCGGATCCCGCCGGTTTCACGGTTCGCGTCGACCAGAGCTTCGGCAACTGTCCCCAGTACATCCAGGCGCGGCGGCCCGAGTGGACGCGCGATCCTTCCAGCAGTGCGAGAAGCGCGAGCGGCGACGCGCAGGCTGAACCTCATCGCGCCGACGATGCTTCGCCCGACGAACCGCTTGGCGCCGCGCTCGGCGAGGCATCGCTCGCGCTGGTGCGGAGCGCCGATACGTTCTTCATCGCATCGGCGGCAGCGCGGGCGCGCAGCGGCGGCTCCGACGGCGTCGACGTCTCGCATCGCGGCGGCAAGCCGGGTTTCGTGCGAGTGACCGAACAGGGCGGCGCCAGCGTGCTCACGTTTCCGGATTTTCGCGGCAACTTCCTGTTCAACACTCTCGGCAACCTGACGGTAAATCCGTGCGCCGGGCTTCTCTTCGTCGACTATCGCAGCGGCGACGTGCTGCAGATCGCCGGCAGCGCGCGCATCCTTTGGGAAGGTCCCGAAGTCGCGGCGTTCGCGAAGGCGCAGCGCCTCGTCGAGATCACCGCCCGCGGCGGACGACTGGCCCGCTCGGCGCTGCCGCTGCGCTGGTCGGATCCGCAGCAGGCCAGCCAGCTGCGCGATACCGGTTCCTGGCCCGCCGCGGGGTCGTGA